Proteins encoded in a region of the Saccharothrix ecbatanensis genome:
- a CDS encoding ABC transporter permease translates to MTAATSTASPQRVERLRLLVQPLVVVALVGGVLLWAFTSDLDSIERQSINASALASATWDHLVISLVVTGLVLVVAVPLGIVLTRRWARRAAPLFLGIATIGQASPAIGILVLFFLVSGTEGLWAAVLPIAFYTLLPVLRNTMVGLQGVDPALVDAGRGIGMSAGTVLRRIELPLAVPLILAGLRTALVHAVGVATLAVFVNGGGLGLLIDTGYKLARVPVLVTGAVLAVGLALLVDWLGAVVETYLGPKGLR, encoded by the coding sequence GTGACGGCCGCGACCTCGACTGCCTCACCACAACGCGTGGAGCGGCTCCGCCTGCTGGTCCAGCCGCTCGTCGTCGTGGCGCTGGTCGGCGGCGTGCTGCTCTGGGCGTTCACCAGCGACCTCGACTCGATCGAGCGGCAGAGCATCAACGCGTCGGCCCTGGCGTCCGCGACCTGGGACCACCTGGTGATCAGCCTCGTGGTGACCGGGCTCGTCCTCGTCGTGGCCGTCCCGCTCGGGATCGTGCTCACCCGTCGGTGGGCACGCCGGGCCGCGCCGCTGTTCCTCGGCATCGCGACGATCGGCCAGGCGTCACCGGCGATCGGCATCCTGGTCCTGTTCTTCCTGGTGTCGGGCACGGAAGGGCTGTGGGCGGCGGTGCTGCCGATCGCCTTCTACACGCTGCTGCCGGTGCTGCGGAACACCATGGTCGGGCTCCAGGGCGTCGACCCGGCGCTGGTCGACGCCGGTCGCGGCATCGGCATGTCGGCCGGGACCGTGCTGCGCCGGATCGAACTGCCGCTGGCCGTGCCGCTGATCCTGGCCGGGCTGCGCACCGCGCTGGTGCACGCGGTCGGCGTCGCCACCCTCGCGGTGTTCGTCAACGGCGGTGGCCTCGGATTGCTGATCGACACCGGCTACAAGCTCGCCCGGGTTCCGGTGCTCGTCACCGGCGCCGTGCTGGCGGTCGGGCTCGCGCTGCTCGTGGACTGGCTCGGCGCGGTCGTCGAGACCTACCTGGGACCGAAGGGGCTGCGATGA